In the genome of Thermodesulfobacteriota bacterium, the window CACGCCACCCTTGCCCCTCCCGAGGATCAACCGGAAGAAGAAGGGGAGGGGACGGCATGACCCTCTCGAGCTCGGGGATGCCTGGGAGAAACCAGGTCATGCTCACCGGTTGGGTGGTGAAGTCTCCACAGTTCCACCATCAGCTGAACGGAACCCCTGTGCTCCAGTTCTTTCTAAAAGTGGACGATCCCGAGGAGACTACGAGGAGATCGCCGGATCGGGGTTCTAAAGACCGTCCCTGCCAACCGGAGGTCATGCCTCCAAGTTCGATCCAGATCGTGGCCTTCGGGCCCCTCGCCCAAGAAGGAGCCCTGCTTCGGGACGGCCAGCGCCTCTGCGTCAAAGGTCGCCTGACCGAGAGACGCTGGAAACTGGCCGACGGGAGAATCCGGTCCCGGGTGGAGGTGATCGCCTCCGAACTCCTGGTGGTCGAGGAACCCCGAACCCCTGTGTAGGATTCGAAAACCAATGATGTCGAGAGAGGAGAAACAGATGAAAAAGCCTGGAGAAAAACCCGCTCCGGAAAAGAGGAAGAAACCCTTCTTAAGGCGAAAGGTCTGTCGGTTCTGCACCGACAAGAAACTGGAGATCGACTATAAAAATCCAAAAATCCTCCGGTACTTCATCACGGAACGGGGGAAGATCATCCCGAGGAGGATCTCCGGGAACTGCGCCAAACATCAGCGACAGATCACCGTGGCCATCAAACGGGCAAGGAATATCGCCATCCTCCCCTTCACGACCGCCGTCCAGTAATCTCTCCGGCCCCTAAGGGGAACAGGCGCCATGGAGTGGTATAAGAGAGATCGAGGAGGTTTCCTATGCAAGTCATCTTATTGGAAGACATCCCTTCCCTGGGAAAGGTGGGAGATCTGGTCAAGGTTTCCGACGGCTACGGAAGAAACTATTTGATTCCGAAGAAGAAGGCCGTCCTGGCCGACGAAAAGAATCTCAAGGCGCTCCAACATCAGAAGGCCGTGGTTCAACAACGCCAGAACAGGATCAAAAAGGACGCCCTGAGGATCGCCCAAGAGATCGAGAACCTCCCCTGCACCTTCAAGAAGCACGTGGGCGAAAGCGGCAAGCTCTTCGGCTCGGTCACCTCGATGGAGATCGAAGCCTTTCTCCGGGAGAAGGGGTTTGAGGTGGATCGCAAAAAAATCCACCTCGAGGAGCCCATCAAGAGCCTGGGCCTTCACACGGTCCCCATTAAACTCCATCCGGAAATCACCGCCCACCTCAAGGTCTGGGTCGAAGAGGAGTGATGCTCGACGCGATGGATCTCCTCTCCCATAAGGTGCCTCCTCAGAATATCGAGGCCGAACAGTCGGTCTTGGGGGGCATTCTGATCGAAAACGAAGCCATCAACAAGGTGATGGAGATCCTCTCCCCGGACGACTTCTACCGGGAGAGCCACCGGAAGATCTTCAGCGCCCTGATCGACCTTTCCGAGAGGGACGAACCGGCCGACCTCATCACCCTCTCCAATGAACTGCGAAAAAGGGACCAGCTCGAGGCGATCGGAGGGGCTTCCTATCTGGCCTCCCTCATCGATACCGTTCCCACCGCCGCCCATATCGAATACTATGCCCGGATCGTCCGGGAGAAGGCGATCCTTCGGAAGCTGATCGAGACCTCCACGGAGATCATCACGCAGAGTTATCAGGACCGCACGGACGTGGAGAGCTTTTTGGACGAGGCCGAGAAGTCCATCTTCGAGATCACCGAGAGACGGGTCAAACCTTCCTTCTATTCCATCCGGGAGGTCATCAAGACGAGCCTCGATACCATCTCGAAGCTCTATGAAAAGAAGGAACTGATCACGGGGGTCCCCTCCGGATTCAAAGAGCTCGATCGCATGACCGCCGGATTTCAACCCTCCGACCTGATCATCGTGGCCGGAAGGCCCAGCATGGGAAAGACCGCCTTCTGTCTCAACATCGCCCAGCATGTGGCGGTCGAACGGAAGATCCCGGTGGCCATCTTCTCCCTGGAGATGTCGAAGGAACAGCTGGTCCTCCGGATGCTCTGTGCCCAGTCCGAGGTCGAGGGGATGCGATTGAGGACAGGATTCCTTCAGGAGAACGACTGGGCCAAGCTGACCCTGGCGGCGGGCACGCTTTACGAAGCGCCCATCTTCATCGACGACACCCCTGCCCTCTCCGTGCTCGAGTTGAGGGCGAAGGCCAGGCGCCTGAAGGCCGAGCACCAGCTGGGGCTCATCGTCATCGATTATCTCCAGCTCATGAAGGGAAGGGCCAAGGCCGAGAGCCGCCAGCAAGAGATTTCTGAAATCTCCCGGTCGTTGAAGGCCCTGGCCAAGGAGCTCGACCTTCCGGTCATCGCCGTCTCCCAGCTCAGCCGAAAACCCGAAGAGCGGCACGGGAATCGTCCCCAGCTTTCGGACCTGCGGGAATCGGGCGCCATCGAACAGGACGCCGACGTCATCCTCTTCGTCTTCCGAGAAGAGGTCTATAACCGAACGGAGGAGAACCAGGGCAAAGCCGAGATCATCATCGGCAAGCAACGGAACGGTCCGATCGGAAAAGTCGATCTGGCCTTTATCGACAAACTCACCGCCTTTAAAAACCTATACAAGGGCGAGACCGGTTTTTATTACGAATAGACGCCCATGAACTTGCCCAACACCCTGACGATCTTTCGGGTCCTGTTGATCCCTGCTTTCGTCATCCTCATCATCCATCGCTCCTTCGGCTGGGCCATGGCCGTCTTTGCCATCGCGGGCCTCACCGACGGTCTCGACGGCCTTCTGGCTCGCCTGACGGGTCGAAAGACCGAATTGGGGGCCTACCTCGATCCCATCGCCGACAAGCTGCTCCTCATCTCCTCCTATCTCTCGCTGGCCATCGTCGAGATCCTTCCCGACTGGTTGGCGGTGATCGTCATCACGCGCGATGTGATCATCCTCCTCGGCATCCTCGTCATCTCCCTCATCAGCCGTCCCCCGGCGATCCGTCCAAGTTTCGTCAGCAAGGTCACCACCGTCTTTCAGATCCTGACGGTCCTCGTGGCCCTGATGGCGGGATACAATCCCCTCTTCCAACAACTCACGCCCATCGCCATTTCCCTCACGACCTTCTTGACCATCCTCTCCGGAATCCATTACATCTTTCTCGGCACCCGCTTCCTGAATCAAAAGAGCCATCCCCCTCGAAAAGGAGAATCGCCATGACGACCATCGCCACCCTGATCGGACGAGAGATCCTCGATTCCCGTGGAAATCCCACCGTGGAGGTGGAGGTGATTTTAAGCAACGGGATCAAAGGGAGGGCAGCGGTCCCTTCGGGGGCCTCCACGGGCACCCACGAGGCCCTTGAACTGAGGGATCAGGATTCAAAACGCTACCTCGGCAAAGGCGTCCGCAAAGCGATCCAACATATCCACCAATCGATCGCACCGAGCCTGGTCGGTCTGGAGGTCGCCGACCAGAAAAAGATCGACGAGACCCTGATCCGCCTCGACGGAACCCCCAACAAATCCCGCCTGGGCGCCAATGCCATCTTGGGCGTCTCCCTGGCCTGCGCCAGAGCAGCGGCCCATGACCAGGGCCTCCCCCTCTTTCGATACCTCGGAGGGCCTTCGGCCTGTCAACTTCCCCTTCCCATGATGAACATCCTCAACGGCGGGGCCCATGCGGACAACAACCTCGATATCCAGGAATTTATGATCCTTCCCGTCGGGGCGAAAAGTTTCAGGGAAGCCCTCCGGATGGGCGCCGAAGTCTTCCACCATCTCAAATCGATTCTAAAGGCAAGAGGCTATAAGACGACTGTCGGAGACGAGGGCGGGTTTGCCCCTGACCTCAAGTCGAACGAGGAGGCCCTCTCCCTGATCGTCGAGGCCATCCGGAAGGCCGGATACCGCCCTGGGAGAGAGGTCGGCCTGGGCCTCGATGCCGCGGCAACCGAATTCTACCAAAACGGAGTCTATGTCCTGAAGGCGGAAGAAGAGCCGCAAAAGACCCCGACAGAGATGATCGCCTACTACGAAAGCCTTTTGAAAAGGTATCCGATCCTCTCCATCGAAGATGGGCTGGCCGAGGATGACTGGAAGGGCTGGAAGGCCATGACGCTCCGCCTGGGGAAGGAGATCCAGCTGGTCGGAGACGACCTTTTTGTGACCAATCCCAAAAGGCTCTCCCGGGGGATCCGAAGGGGGGTGGCCAATGCCATCCTGATCAAACTCAACCAGATCGGGACCCTGACCGAAACCCTCAAAGTGATGGAGATGGCCAGAAAGGCGGGCTACCGAACGATCATCTCCCACCGTTCGGGCGAGACCGAAGACACCACCATCGCCGACCTGGCCGTGGCCACCGGCGCGGGCCAGATCAAGACCGGCGCCCCCTCGAGGACAGACCGGGTGGCCAAGTACAACCAGCTCCTGCGGATTGAGGAAGAGTTGGGCAAAAAGGCCAAATACGTTCCTCCGCTTCGTTGGCGGAAAGCCTGAGGGAGAGGGCATAGGACGATGAAGGGTTTTTTTAATAAATTTTTGCGACTTGATCTTAAGACCAAGACCTTGAAAGAAGACCATCTTCCAGACCTTGTCTATGAAACCTCCCTGGGTGGGAAAGGCCTTGGGATTCGTCTCCTGCTGAGGGAAAACCCTGTGGGTATTGATCCCCTCTCTCCCGAAAACCGCCTGATCTTCGCCCTCGGACCCGTGACCGATAGCCGGATTTACGGCTCCTGCCGGCATGGGTGTTTTACCAAATCCCCTTTGACCGGAATTTTCTCCGAATCCTATTCGGGCGGAAGGCTGGCGGAACCCATGAGCCGAACGGGTTACGATGCCTTTGTCCTCGAAGGGGCTTCGGCAGAGCCCATCTGGATCGAGATCTCCGATCAGAAGGTGACCTTCCACGAGGCCAAAGATCTCTGGGGGAAGGATACCTTTGTAACGGAAGACGAAGTGTTAAAACGGACAGATAAAAAAGGGGCCGGGGCCATGGTC includes:
- a CDS encoding single-stranded DNA-binding protein, with product MTLSSSGMPGRNQVMLTGWVVKSPQFHHQLNGTPVLQFFLKVDDPEETTRRSPDRGSKDRPCQPEVMPPSSIQIVAFGPLAQEGALLRDGQRLCVKGRLTERRWKLADGRIRSRVEVIASELLVVEEPRTPV
- the rpsR gene encoding 30S ribosomal protein S18; the protein is MSREEKQMKKPGEKPAPEKRKKPFLRRKVCRFCTDKKLEIDYKNPKILRYFITERGKIIPRRISGNCAKHQRQITVAIKRARNIAILPFTTAVQ
- the rplI gene encoding 50S ribosomal protein L9, with amino-acid sequence MQVILLEDIPSLGKVGDLVKVSDGYGRNYLIPKKKAVLADEKNLKALQHQKAVVQQRQNRIKKDALRIAQEIENLPCTFKKHVGESGKLFGSVTSMEIEAFLREKGFEVDRKKIHLEEPIKSLGLHTVPIKLHPEITAHLKVWVEEE
- the dnaB gene encoding replicative DNA helicase, with amino-acid sequence MLDAMDLLSHKVPPQNIEAEQSVLGGILIENEAINKVMEILSPDDFYRESHRKIFSALIDLSERDEPADLITLSNELRKRDQLEAIGGASYLASLIDTVPTAAHIEYYARIVREKAILRKLIETSTEIITQSYQDRTDVESFLDEAEKSIFEITERRVKPSFYSIREVIKTSLDTISKLYEKKELITGVPSGFKELDRMTAGFQPSDLIIVAGRPSMGKTAFCLNIAQHVAVERKIPVAIFSLEMSKEQLVLRMLCAQSEVEGMRLRTGFLQENDWAKLTLAAGTLYEAPIFIDDTPALSVLELRAKARRLKAEHQLGLIVIDYLQLMKGRAKAESRQQEISEISRSLKALAKELDLPVIAVSQLSRKPEERHGNRPQLSDLRESGAIEQDADVILFVFREEVYNRTEENQGKAEIIIGKQRNGPIGKVDLAFIDKLTAFKNLYKGETGFYYE
- a CDS encoding CDP-alcohol phosphatidyltransferase family protein, with amino-acid sequence MNLPNTLTIFRVLLIPAFVILIIHRSFGWAMAVFAIAGLTDGLDGLLARLTGRKTELGAYLDPIADKLLLISSYLSLAIVEILPDWLAVIVITRDVIILLGILVISLISRPPAIRPSFVSKVTTVFQILTVLVALMAGYNPLFQQLTPIAISLTTFLTILSGIHYIFLGTRFLNQKSHPPRKGESP
- the eno gene encoding phosphopyruvate hydratase produces the protein MTTIATLIGREILDSRGNPTVEVEVILSNGIKGRAAVPSGASTGTHEALELRDQDSKRYLGKGVRKAIQHIHQSIAPSLVGLEVADQKKIDETLIRLDGTPNKSRLGANAILGVSLACARAAAHDQGLPLFRYLGGPSACQLPLPMMNILNGGAHADNNLDIQEFMILPVGAKSFREALRMGAEVFHHLKSILKARGYKTTVGDEGGFAPDLKSNEEALSLIVEAIRKAGYRPGREVGLGLDAAATEFYQNGVYVLKAEEEPQKTPTEMIAYYESLLKRYPILSIEDGLAEDDWKGWKAMTLRLGKEIQLVGDDLFVTNPKRLSRGIRRGVANAILIKLNQIGTLTETLKVMEMARKAGYRTIISHRSGETEDTTIADLAVATGAGQIKTGAPSRTDRVAKYNQLLRIEEELGKKAKYVPPLRWRKA